In Carya illinoinensis cultivar Pawnee chromosome 16, C.illinoinensisPawnee_v1, whole genome shotgun sequence, a single window of DNA contains:
- the LOC122298651 gene encoding 25S rRNA (cytosine-C(5))-methyltransferase NSUN5 isoform X7 yields MARAKKMKPTRATSTLGPADKLEIKRLSNAERSAYFSRREAAKVLRSVLEGDARRRAVGSIKSLVFRPAIRNKKGTFALVCQTLKHLAIIKNVLEASSILKGKWKRQAELIFIITYDILFGQAVSPVGDAEKFLMQWKDALQLALARLLVKEKVKTVEDLVNLNQIPEVSKPRYVRVNTLKIDVDSALLELGRQNMVQKDDVVPDLLILPPATDLHNHPLVINGSVFLQGKASSMVATALDPKPGWEVLDACAAPGNKTAHLAALMRGKGRIIACELNKERVKRLKETIKLSGASNIKVLNGDFLNINPKDPSVSTIRAILLDPSCSGSGTVSVRLDNLLPSYAADFAADVKDTERLNKLAAFQKKALAHALSSLGIYFKGTI; encoded by the exons ATGGCGCGTGCTAAGAAGATGAAACCAACAAGAGCAACATCGACTTTGGGACCGGCGGATAAACTGGAAATCAAGCGTTTGAGCAACGCGGAGCGGTCGGCTTACTTCTCAAGGAGAGAGGCAGCAAAGGTGTTACGGAGCGTTCTGGAAGGCGATGCCCGTCGCCGAGCCGTCGGCTCCATCAAATCACTAGTTTTCCGGCCAGCTATCAGGAACAAGAAGGGCACGTTTGCTCTGGTCTGTCAAACGCTCAAGC ACCTTGCTATTATAAAGAATGTCTTGGAGGCTTCTAGCATTCTAAAAGGCAAGTGGAAG AGGCAAGCggaattgatttttattatcaCATATGACATTCTTTTTGGCCAG GCAGTTTCACCAGTCGGGGATGCTGAGAAGTTTCTGATGCAATGGAAAGATGCTCTACAGTTAGCTCTAGCACGGCTGTTAGTGAAGGAAAAAGTGAAAACCGTTGAAGACTTGGTGAATCTTAATCAAATTCCCG AAGTTTCAAAACCTCGTTATGTTCGCGTAAATACTCTGAAAATTGATGTTGATTCTGCCTTACTCGAATTAGGGCGGCAAAACATG GTTCAAAAGGATGATGTGGTTCCTGACTTGTTGATACTCCCACCAGCTACTGATTTGCATAATCATCCTCTGGTCATAAACGGAAGTGTCTTTTTACAA GGGAAGGCAAGTTCCATGGTGGCCACAGCTCTTGATCCTAAACCAGGATGGGAG GTTCTCGATGCATGTGCAGCCCCAGGAAACAAAACTGCCCACCTTGCTGCTCTTATGCGAGGAAAGGGGAGGATTATAGCATGTGAGCTGAATAAGGAGAGGGTTAAACGTCTAAAAGAGACTATTAAACTTTCCGGTGCCTCTA ATATAAAAGTTCTGAATGGAGATTTCTTGAACATCAACCCAAAGGATCCATCGGTCTCGACG ATCCGTGCCATTCTTTTAGATCCTTCATGCTCTGGCTCTGGGACAGTCTCTGTGAGATTGGACAATCTGCTCCCATCTTATGCTGcag
- the LOC122298651 gene encoding 25S rRNA (cytosine-C(5))-methyltransferase NSUN5 isoform X8, with translation MARAKKMKPTRATSTLGPADKLEIKRLSNAERSAYFSRREAAKVLRSVLEGDARRRAVGSIKSLVFRPAIRNKKGTFALVCQTLKHLAIIKNVLEASSILKGKWKRQAELIFIITYDILFGQAVSPVGDAEKFLMQWKDALQLALARLLVKEKVKTVEDLVNLNQIPEVSKPRYVRVNTLKIDVDSALLELGRQNMVQKDDVVPDLLILPPATDLHNHPLVINGSVFLQGKASSMVATALDPKPGWEVLDACAAPGNKTAHLAALMRGKGRIIACELNKERVKRLKETIKLSGASNIKVLNGDFLNINPKDPSVSTIRAILLDPSCSGSGTVSVRLDNLLPSYAAADVKDTERLNKLAAFQKKALAHALSSLGIYFKGTI, from the exons ATGGCGCGTGCTAAGAAGATGAAACCAACAAGAGCAACATCGACTTTGGGACCGGCGGATAAACTGGAAATCAAGCGTTTGAGCAACGCGGAGCGGTCGGCTTACTTCTCAAGGAGAGAGGCAGCAAAGGTGTTACGGAGCGTTCTGGAAGGCGATGCCCGTCGCCGAGCCGTCGGCTCCATCAAATCACTAGTTTTCCGGCCAGCTATCAGGAACAAGAAGGGCACGTTTGCTCTGGTCTGTCAAACGCTCAAGC ACCTTGCTATTATAAAGAATGTCTTGGAGGCTTCTAGCATTCTAAAAGGCAAGTGGAAG AGGCAAGCggaattgatttttattatcaCATATGACATTCTTTTTGGCCAG GCAGTTTCACCAGTCGGGGATGCTGAGAAGTTTCTGATGCAATGGAAAGATGCTCTACAGTTAGCTCTAGCACGGCTGTTAGTGAAGGAAAAAGTGAAAACCGTTGAAGACTTGGTGAATCTTAATCAAATTCCCG AAGTTTCAAAACCTCGTTATGTTCGCGTAAATACTCTGAAAATTGATGTTGATTCTGCCTTACTCGAATTAGGGCGGCAAAACATG GTTCAAAAGGATGATGTGGTTCCTGACTTGTTGATACTCCCACCAGCTACTGATTTGCATAATCATCCTCTGGTCATAAACGGAAGTGTCTTTTTACAA GGGAAGGCAAGTTCCATGGTGGCCACAGCTCTTGATCCTAAACCAGGATGGGAG GTTCTCGATGCATGTGCAGCCCCAGGAAACAAAACTGCCCACCTTGCTGCTCTTATGCGAGGAAAGGGGAGGATTATAGCATGTGAGCTGAATAAGGAGAGGGTTAAACGTCTAAAAGAGACTATTAAACTTTCCGGTGCCTCTA ATATAAAAGTTCTGAATGGAGATTTCTTGAACATCAACCCAAAGGATCCATCGGTCTCGACG ATCCGTGCCATTCTTTTAGATCCTTCATGCTCTGGCTCTGGGACAGTCTCTGTGAGATTGGACAATCTGCTCCCATCTTATGCTGcag